The DNA sequence CTGGTGTAGCATTAATATGAATCCCTAATTTTTTCAACAAATCACTTCCCGATGCAATAATATTATCTTCTCTAACAGGTGGAAATGGTTCATAACTTTCTCTAATCTCTAAGTTATTTAACCAACCATTGATATAAAGAGAAGCAATGAAATATCCAATAGGCCCATAATAGTAAACAGGATATACTATTATTAATAATATAAATATCCATATCATAGTTCCTAATCTCTTCTTTTTAACTTCATTCATAAAATATCCTCTTACTAAGGAATAGATGGGTCCAAAACTGTATTAATATCGCCAATATGTTCCCTATTAGTAAGGAGTACTTCCATAGATTCGCCTGCTGTGAAACTACTAATCATTAACTCCCAAAAATTTAATGCATTTATCCATGATTTCCCAATAATAATTCCTTTATATCCAATAAATATTTCCTTACCTTCTTCAGATTCATTTATCCCCAAAACCTTAGCAAACTCCCTACCTTTTTTGAAAGTATGACATCCACTCAAGAATACTATTTTAAAATCTCCAGATACATCATCTGGACTAATATCTTGCTCTCCATCTTTTGGATCAAGAATAAGATTTCCTGTTACTCCTCCTCCATGTCCCATAAAGTAGAAAACGTCTTTATGTGTTCTATTTTGAGCTAATAGCGTATTAAAATCATTTTTAGTAAAAGTCTCTCCATAGACTACATTATATCCTCGAGCATATAATCCATCTGCAACATCATAGATATGTTCTATCCCCCAACCACAAATCCTCTTAATCCATCCCCCAAATCCTCTCTCAGGTTTTCCCAGACACAGTATTGCCCATGCCCTGCTCATATCTACTTTAAAATCCTTTGGGGTAGTTCCTGTAAGGTAATGTACCATATATCCTGGGATATATGTATCATTCGTTCCTCCAGCTAACTCACCTGAAATTATATATCCACCTGCACCTGTTTCCAAATCCATAGCTATGTATCCTACTCCATTCCAATTATTAACTGAAATATTTGTTTGAGGTATGGTTATTGTTCTACCTGCATTTACATAATTCCATAATTCTTCCTTTACTGTATCAGAGACGCCAAGTTGCGGTATAATTTCTCCTGCATTATTACTGTTGAAATTATGTATAGTTATTCCTCTTTGATTTGCTATTCGAAGTAATTTCACTGCTGAAATTGAAGATAAGCCATAACATTCCTCAAGTAATGCATGTTCCCAATAAGAAGCCTCCATTCCACTTATCCTCATAAATTGTAACTGCTTACTAAAGTTTCCATCATCTACAAAAGGAGTAACAATTATTCTATCAATATCCATAGATAGCTTACTAATCTCTATGCTCTTGGGAATCTGAAATAAATAAGTTGTATTGAGTTCAAATGCCATTGTGCCTTCAGAGATTCCTTTAGTTTTAACCACATGCATTAATTGTTCTAATAATGTATAAGATTTATCAAGTTTTTGAAAGTAAAATAGAAGGGTGTCGTAAAGTATCTCACCTACAAAATCATCTCTTTTCTCATTTTTGATATTTAGGATACCAAACAAGTCTTTAGCATCTAAAAACTTATCTATCCGTTGATCTATAAGTTGTGACGGTATGTTTTGCATATTTAAACCAATAGCATAGTAACTTCCTCCAGTTATCTCTTTAGTAGTAATATCAATTAAACCTTCTGGTGATACAAATTGGATAGTGAAGTTTTGAGTAGTTCCCATCTTTACTTCTAAACCAACAATTTTAGTTTCTCCTTCCACCCGTAACACAGGTTTTAAATTCGTTAGGTAAGCAGGGGCATAATATAATCCACCATACTCTTTAGCTATCTTTTCATCATCAGAAGCTGCTGGGATGTATGATAATGTTATTCTTTTTCCTGCTAATTCAGGGAATCTTACGGTATAATCTATCCCACCAACCTTAAAACTTATCTTATGTCTTAACTCACCTGGAATTTCAGAGTATTTATCCAAAACTGCAAGAGTATCATAAGCAAGTGAATCAGGTAAAATACCAAATTCTTCTTTAATTATCCCCTTTAATCTTAAAATGTCTACTAATTTCTTATCTGGCATGTTAGCATTAAGATAATCAACAAGTTGATTAAAATATTCTAATACTGGTGAAATAGTCTTGGTCCCACTGAGATATGCATTTGTATCAAACTGTAATTGTAAAGATAAGTCTATATCTTCCTTAGTGGTATACTGTTTAAAACTTGGGTCAAGTGAAACCCACATTTTATTTCCTCTTGAAATACTTACTCCTTCATCTGGCAGATAAGGAATATAAATCTCTACCCAAACATGTTCTATTTTTAGCTTTGAAATCTCACCACCACTTATACCTAAAGCAGATGGTATTCCACCACTGGCAAACATATCACCACAGGTTTTTTTATCTTTCACTCCCACCCAATTCATTGCCTGTTCGATGGGTATTTCAATCGTGCCATAGACATAGCGGGCGGGGATGTTGGCAGCTCGATAGAGAGCAATTAATAAAGATGCTAAATCAAAGTCATTGCCTGCTTTTTCCCATAAGGTTTCTTGACTCCCTTTGAGTGAACCATAGTAAGGTTCGTAGTCAAAATTATTGCGGACATATTCGTAGATTAATACAGGATTGCTTTTTAAGGTATTGGTGGCTAATTGGCGGATTTCAGGGGTTATCTGAACATCAATGGTTTCTGATAAATCAGCTTCCGTAGGTAAATTACTGATGGGAGACTGTTCCTCTATCGCCTGAGCTAGCACAAAGGTATCTGGGAAACCAGCAGAGGCGTATAAGGGATGTGAGATGTGGGATGTGGGATGTGGATTGCGGACTGCGGATTGGAGTTCAGGCTTTAGCCTTTCATTCTGCCCTCTGCCCTCTGCCTTCTGATATCTGTCTACTGACTTCTGCCCACTATCTACTTTTATCCTTGGTGGCTTTGGCGTTAACTTCGGTGCCATACGATGCGGTAATTTATTGGGGTCTAATGGTTTTGGTTTGGGGCGATACTGTGCCTTCTCAATAAACTCTTGCAGTTCCTTTATCTTCGTTTTTTGCTCTGTGTTATTAGCTGAAATAGCCACACTTAACCTGCTCTGAAGATTAGCAAAATTTTCCTCATACTGTTTCACAAAATCATAATGCCGCTGAAGTATTTTATCTGGCAGTTTCTTATCCTTCAAAAATTCCTCAGTCTCTTTAAACTCTCTCCTGAGTTCTTTATCCAGCTCTTTGAGTTCTTCCTCTTTAACTCTCAGCTCCTCAACCCTTATCTCTTCACTTTTCACTAACTCATCAATTGCCTCTGTCCACTTCTCAGCTGTAGTCTTTTCTTTTTTCTGACTTTTGACTTCTGACTTCTGGCTTCTTTCCTCAGTCGCCGCGTAAACAAAATTATTCCCTCCCACCGCAGTATAAGTAAAACAAATTAAGACTACCCAGATAATCGGTTTTAACTTTTTAGTCCAAGTTTGCATTTTTTTAGCACTCCTTTTATCAAAATTATACCATAAATTCCCTTAAAGTTAATAGAAAATTAAGATTATAAAATGGACACGGTGGTTATTTTATCATAAGTAGTGCCGGGAGCTAACCAGATATCTACCTCATCCATCAGGACAACAACCTGTTTTTTTGGAACAGCAAGTTCTTAACAGACGCTTACAATACCTTCTTTTACTTATTCTAACAATCCAAATACCTTCACCTGCTGATTATTTCTATCTACTACATAGATATTGCCCTTATTGTTACAGGCAATACCTGCTGGTTTATTCAACCCATACCATTGTAGCACAAAACTACCCATTTTGTCAAATTTTTTATTAGATTTTTTCTCTATCTTTAACAATAATATTATCAAATCTTAAATCAATATATTCTGGATATTCTGATTTTTCCCGGTAGTAGTCCAAAATTATTTTTAATTCCTTTAATCTTTCAACTAATCTTTTTGGTTCTAATTGATGTCCCAGATGTATTTTTGTCTCGTCAAATTTTGTAATGAGTAATATATCATATTGATGGGCAATATCAATGCACAAAAGATCAGGTAGTAATTCAATTTCGTGTTCTTTTATTTGTGAAATAACTAATAAGGCATCAGTTAATTCTTTATTCGTAAGCGGTATGCCTGTTTTTAAAGTTCTAATGCCTGTGATAACAGGTAATTCTTGTTCATTTTCCATTTTAAAAGCAATAAGATTTTTGTCAATTCCAAATACCCGCGAACCAATTAATATCTTTGCTACTGGCTTTCGTGGTTTAATTTTAATCACTATGTCTTTTGGAAATTTTCGCTGAATAACGATATATTCTATCTTAGGATTTTTTAATAATGTATTTTTTAAATCTGTAAATTTTATCTTAAATATACTTGGCTCGACACTCGAATAATTCTTGAGGCAAAACTCTTTAAATGTCTTAAAAATCTCTTCTTCTTCGATTATCCCCTTATTTTCTAAAATAATAATTGGTTTTTTAACCTGAAATTTATGAGAACTCATCAGAAAAAATGGTAATTGGATAATTTGCCAGAGAATAACTATGACTAAAATTAAGATAGATAACTTGATAAATTTTTTAAGGTATGTTTTAATGAGTCTCTTTCGTCCCTTTTTGCTTCGCCATTTATCTTTTCTGCCACTTAGTTGTTGGGCTAAACCTTTGTGTTTCATCTCTCCATTCCTCCTTCCTATTTTTGTAACCGTTCAGGCTATATATCAAAAGTGTAAGAAAGGGGATAAGGAGATAAGAGTGATATGGAGATAAGATAATAGAAATAGATTGAAATTTATAGAAATAGGTAGAAATTGATTGTGGAAAACAACAAATTTCCATAAATTTCTATTAGTTTCTATTAATTTCAATTTTTTTAATAATATCTCCCTATCTCCTTAATCTCCACATCTCCTTTTGTTACACCACCTGAACGCTTACCTATTTTTTAGGGATAATACTTGAATAAAGCATTTTCAGTATCAGTTCATCATAACTAATTCCAACTGCCTTCGCACACGCGGGTAGGTCAGATAAATCCGTTAATCCTGGAATAGTATTAACATCATGCACATAAGTGATACCCGTCTTATCTACGATTATATCTACCCGTGAAAATCCATGGCAGTTGAGGGCTAAATGTGCCTTTAAAGCCGTCTCTTGAGTTTTACGATAAATATCCTCTGGTAATCTTGCTGGAATAACGAATTGTGTCATTCCTTGAGTATATTTTGCGTGATAATCATAGAATTCATTTTTTGCCACTAATTCTAAAATAGGTAATGCCTGAATATCATTTCCACACCCTAATATTCCC is a window from the bacterium genome containing:
- a CDS encoding transglutaminase domain-containing protein → MQTWTKKLKPIIWVVLICFTYTAVGGNNFVYAATEERSQKSEVKSQKKEKTTAEKWTEAIDELVKSEEIRVEELRVKEEELKELDKELRREFKETEEFLKDKKLPDKILQRHYDFVKQYEENFANLQSRLSVAISANNTEQKTKIKELQEFIEKAQYRPKPKPLDPNKLPHRMAPKLTPKPPRIKVDSGQKSVDRYQKAEGRGQNERLKPELQSAVRNPHPTSHISHPLYASAGFPDTFVLAQAIEEQSPISNLPTEADLSETIDVQITPEIRQLATNTLKSNPVLIYEYVRNNFDYEPYYGSLKGSQETLWEKAGNDFDLASLLIALYRAANIPARYVYGTIEIPIEQAMNWVGVKDKKTCGDMFASGGIPSALGISGGEISKLKIEHVWVEIYIPYLPDEGVSISRGNKMWVSLDPSFKQYTTKEDIDLSLQLQFDTNAYLSGTKTISPVLEYFNQLVDYLNANMPDKKLVDILRLKGIIKEEFGILPDSLAYDTLAVLDKYSEIPGELRHKISFKVGGIDYTVRFPELAGKRITLSYIPAASDDEKIAKEYGGLYYAPAYLTNLKPVLRVEGETKIVGLEVKMGTTQNFTIQFVSPEGLIDITTKEITGGSYYAIGLNMQNIPSQLIDQRIDKFLDAKDLFGILNIKNEKRDDFVGEILYDTLLFYFQKLDKSYTLLEQLMHVVKTKGISEGTMAFELNTTYLFQIPKSIEISKLSMDIDRIIVTPFVDDGNFSKQLQFMRISGMEASYWEHALLEECYGLSSISAVKLLRIANQRGITIHNFNSNNAGEIIPQLGVSDTVKEELWNYVNAGRTITIPQTNISVNNWNGVGYIAMDLETGAGGYIISGELAGGTNDTYIPGYMVHYLTGTTPKDFKVDMSRAWAILCLGKPERGFGGWIKRICGWGIEHIYDVADGLYARGYNVVYGETFTKNDFNTLLAQNRTHKDVFYFMGHGGGVTGNLILDPKDGEQDISPDDVSGDFKIVFLSGCHTFKKGREFAKVLGINESEEGKEIFIGYKGIIIGKSWINALNFWELMISSFTAGESMEVLLTNREHIGDINTVLDPSIP